A single window of Botrytis cinerea B05.10 chromosome 3, complete sequence DNA harbors:
- the Bcmek1 gene encoding Bcmek1 gives MEAPGLDCELGGQDYRENIDQSLMGTHEGNSHVLDSNIIASLSYEHAQTGQKLTIPILAKGYLHVGRETKCDFSIDSVLVSKQHFRIYTIIYDTEKLDEYPPSIYCEDLESRNGTYVNNTLIGIAGNERIGHLLVEGDSIEIRPDWKFQFHQPKSRMTSHMPLPDIEIKYFKDRYTISNHVLGSGIAGEVFLAKNASSSKQVACKVIKVSPSRRAHSSSDGSTGSSQQYDTDLARKSHLREVNILSKLNHPNIIRIERAFLSNERLYMFTELAAAGDLYTYFDSCDNKLEDAHARLITRQIALALEYLHSKGIAHRDVKMENILITNTDVGSRVILTDFGLANYTEKTTGRLFSSVGTEGYVAPEIIGPDITRGYTTAADMWSFGILTWSLLTGESSIPRGRLSQLEEIQAAKNFLSSDEKEVASKWSYLHRRVRSFLRGLLASDASQRMSAVQAVNHPWYKKPPVSDAIEQAYERVTKFWKPRDDDDILEYLPGYTVPTTEVTSSGRRKRLPDTSMSPYFNLDRHLQSRSPQVAKRRRILDDLKETGVAFVNSEPQQNDSRGIPRSKNNVQVKSVTGIDLFGSSTVSMNRQTGSSSRPGYETSSSKDNSSRLKVKQKVIEDSQSRLAFSSTASDAHSNTSNYVRVRKETNPANQEIHDTASQRVSKFCSAKAFKDEISIVRKERSMEA, from the exons ATGGAAGCACCGGGATTGGATTGTGAACTCGGTGGTCAAGACTATCGTGAGAACATTGATCAATCCCTCATGGGAACTCATGAAGGGAATAGCCATGTCCTCGATAGCAATATTATCGCATCGCTCAGTTATGAGCATGCACAGACTGGTCAAAAGCTCA CAATTCCTATTCTTGCCAAAGGCTATCTTCATGTGGGAAGAGAGACGAAATG TGATTTCTCCATTGATAGTGTGCTTGTCTCCAAACAACACTTTCGCATCTACACCATTATATATGATACGGAAAAGCTGGATGAGTACCCACCTTCAATTTATTGCGAAGATCTTGAGTCCAGGAATGGTACCTATGTGAACAATACATTGATTGGTATAGCTGGTAATGAAAGAATTGGACATCTTCTTGTTGAAGGTGATTCGATTGAGATCCGACCCGATTGGAAGTTTCAATTTCACcaaccaaaatcaagaatgaCATCGCATATGCCTTTGCCTGATATCGAAATCAAG TATTTCAAAGATCGATACACCATTTCCAACCATGTTCTTGGCAGTGGTATTGCTGGAGAGGTCTTTCTTGCCAAAAATGCTAGCAGCTCGAAGCAGGTAGCATGTAAAGTAATCAAAGTAAGCCCCTCAAGACGTGCGCACTCCAGCTCCGATGGTTCTACGGGATCAAGTCAGCAATATGATACCGATTTGGCGAGGAAATCACACCTACGAGAAGTTAACATACTGTCTAAACTGAATCAT CCAAATATCATCCGCATTGAGAGGGCCTTCCTTTCGAACGAGAGGTTGTATATGTTTACAGAGCTTGCTGCAGCAGGAGACTTATACACATACTTCGATTCTTGCGATAATAAGCTTGAAGACGCCCACGCTCGCCTTATTACGCGACAAATCGCTCTGGCTCTGGAATATCTCCACTCGAAAGGAATTGCACATAGAGATGTTAAAATGGAAAACATTCTCATTACAAATACCGATGTCGGCTCTCGAGTAATTCTCACAGACTTTGGCCTTGCTAATTATACGGAAAAAACAACCGGCAGACTCTTTTCTTCAGTGGGGACAGAGGGTTACGTTGCACC CGAAATCATTGGTCCTGATATAACTCGTGGCTATACGACAGCTGCAGACATGTGGTCATTTGGAATATTGACATGGAGTTTGCTCACTGGTGAAAGTTCGATTCCTCGAGGCCGATTGTCCCAGCTGGAAGAAATTCAAGCTGCTAAGAACTTTCTTTCATCCGATGAAAAAGAGGTAGCAAGCAAGTGGTCTTATCTTCATCGAAGAGTTCGATCATTCCTGCGCGGTCTTTTGGCTAGTGATGCAAGTCAACGTATGAGTGCTGTTCAAGCAGTAAATCATCCATGGTACAAAAAACCTCCGGTTTCCGACGCGATAGAGCAGGCATATGAGCGAGTCACAAAGTTCTGGAAACCACGAGATGATGACGACATTCTTGAATATCTGCCTGGATATACCGTGCCTACAACAGAGGTTACAAGCTCAGGTCGTCGAAAGCGCTTGCCTGATACTTCCATGTCGCCCTACTTCAATCTTGACCGACATCTACAATCAAGATCTCCACAGGTGGCGAAACGCAGACGTATACTTGATGATCTTAAAGAAACTGGAGTAGCATTCGTGAATTCAGAGCCACAACAGAACGATTCTAGAGGTATTCCCAGGAGCAAGAACAACGTTCAAGTGAAATCGGTTACTggaattgatttgtttggaAGCTCCACAGTTTCAATGAACAGACAAACAGGAAGCAGTAGTAGGCCCGGTTATGAGACGTCATCTTCTAAAGATAATTCGAGTAGACTGAAAGTGAAGCAGAAAGTGATAGAAGATTCGCAAAGTCGTCTTGCATTCTCTAGCACAGCTAGTGATGCTCATTCAAACACCTCGAATTATGTAAGAGtcagaaaagaaacaaatcCGGCCAATCAGGAAATTCACGATACTGCATCACAGCGTGTATCGAAGTTTTGTTCGGCCAAGGCTTTCAAGGATGAGATTAGCATTgtcagaaaagaaagatctaTGGAAGCTTGA